In Saccharothrix syringae, the following are encoded in one genomic region:
- a CDS encoding TetR/AcrR family transcriptional regulator codes for MARPTRQYADERILDRAAGLFARHGFAHTSLKDLADAVGLSKAGLLHHFPSKEALFQAAREMGRVHSQQVLDRVAGLPAGAARDRRAVELLVDVALDRPGLVALASRAISALGTDEEPDDDSGLEGIDRLVFSLFGVDPEGGDTERLVRVVGMLSALAVLSLSANRAGDRTGWRPHIITTCLDALGHGGPGATPPAAPAPTRSAPSDPAQVED; via the coding sequence ATGGCACGACCTACCCGCCAGTACGCCGACGAGCGCATCCTCGACCGGGCGGCCGGGCTGTTCGCGCGCCACGGGTTCGCGCACACGTCGCTGAAGGACCTGGCCGACGCCGTCGGGCTGTCCAAGGCCGGGTTGCTGCACCACTTCCCGAGCAAGGAGGCCCTGTTCCAGGCCGCGCGCGAGATGGGTCGCGTGCACAGCCAGCAGGTCCTCGACCGGGTCGCGGGGCTGCCCGCGGGCGCGGCGCGCGACCGGAGGGCCGTGGAGCTGCTGGTCGACGTCGCCCTGGACCGGCCCGGGCTGGTCGCCCTGGCGTCCCGCGCGATCAGCGCCCTCGGCACCGACGAGGAACCCGACGACGACAGCGGCCTGGAGGGCATCGACCGGCTCGTGTTCTCGCTGTTCGGGGTCGACCCGGAGGGCGGCGACACCGAGCGGCTGGTGCGGGTCGTCGGGATGCTCAGCGCCCTGGCCGTGCTCAGCCTGTCCGCCAACCGCGCCGGCGACCGGACCGGGTGGCGGCCCCACATCATCACGACCTGCCTCGACGCGCTCGGCCACGGCGGTCCGGGCGCCACACCGCCCGCCGCCCCCGCGCCCACCCGCTCCGCACCGTCCGATCCAGCTCAGGTGGAGGACTGA